In a single window of the Solea senegalensis isolate Sse05_10M linkage group LG1, IFAPA_SoseM_1, whole genome shotgun sequence genome:
- the kctd1 gene encoding BTB/POZ domain-containing protein KCTD1 isoform X2, with the protein MFQDNRSSMSRPMITRSPVSPLSNQGIPTPAQLTKSNAPVHIDVGGHMYTSSLATLTKFPESRIGRLFDGTEPIVLDSLKQHYFIDRDGHMFRYILNFLRTSKLLIPDDFKDYSLLYEEARYFQLQPMLAELERWRQDQELSRVSRPCECLVVRVAPDLGERITLSGDKALIEDVFPEIGDVMCNSVNAGWNHDSTHVIRFPLNGYCHLNSVQVLERLQQRGFEIAGSCGGGVDSSQFSEYVLRRELRRTVQRGPNSHRIKQEQLD; encoded by the exons ATGTTTCAG GATAATCGCTCCAGCATGTCCAGGCCCATGATCACACGGTCACCAGTGTCTCCATTGAGTAACCAGGGCATCCCCACACCTGCACAGCTCACCAAGTCCAACGCCCCTGTGCACATCGATGTGGGTGGACACATGTACACCAGTAGTCTGGCCACCTTAACTAAATTCCCAGAGTCCCG AATCGGTCGTCTCTTTGATGGCACAGAGCCTATAGTCCTGGACAGCCTGAAGCAGCACTACTTCATTGACAGGGATGGACACATGTTCCGCTACATCCTCAACTTCCTCAGGACGTCCAAGCTGCTCATCCCAGACGACTTCAAA GATTACAGTCTGCTGTATGAGGAGGCGCGGTACTTCCAGCTGCAGCCCATGCTCGCAGAGCTGGAGCGCTGGCGCCAGGACCAGGAGCTGAGCCGAGTGTCTCGCCCCTGCGAGTGTTTGGTGGTGCGCGTCGCGCCCGACCTGGGCGAGAGGATCACGCTCAGCGGTGACAAGGCCCTGATCGAAGACGTGTTCCCAGAGATCGGCGACGTCATGTGCAACTCCGTCAACGCCGGCTGGAACCATGACTCCACGCACGTCATCCGCTTCCCACTCAACGGATACTGCCACCTCAACTCTGTCCAG GTTCTAGAGCGTCTCCAGCAACGCGGCTTCGAGATCGCTGGCTCCTGTGGCGGAGGCGTAGACTCGTCCCAATTCAGTGAGTACGTTCTGAGGAGGGAACTGAGGAGGACGGTTCAGCGGGGACCAAATTCACACAGGATAAAGCAAGAACAGCTGGACTAG
- the kctd1 gene encoding BTB/POZ domain-containing protein KCTD1 isoform X1 — MDETDIMDLTHQKARKRPRPISSADESVHASLKRLPIRAAENREPTLMFAVRAGEPVPAASLKQNDHSLTSSPTAMMPTQDNRSSMSRPMITRSPVSPLSNQGIPTPAQLTKSNAPVHIDVGGHMYTSSLATLTKFPESRIGRLFDGTEPIVLDSLKQHYFIDRDGHMFRYILNFLRTSKLLIPDDFKDYSLLYEEARYFQLQPMLAELERWRQDQELSRVSRPCECLVVRVAPDLGERITLSGDKALIEDVFPEIGDVMCNSVNAGWNHDSTHVIRFPLNGYCHLNSVQVLERLQQRGFEIAGSCGGGVDSSQFSEYVLRRELRRTVQRGPNSHRIKQEQLD, encoded by the exons ATGGACGAGACGGATATCATGGACTTAACGCATCAGAAAGCGAGGAAGCGACCGCGTCCAATCAGTTCTGCGGATGAGTCCGTGCACGCGTCCCTCAAACGGCTTCCCATCCGCGCGGCGGAGAACAGGGAGCCCACGCTGATGTTCGCCGTCAGAGCCGGGGAGCCTGTTCCCGCTGCGTCTCTCAAGCAAAATGATCATTCGCTGACTTCGTCTCCAACCGCAATGATGCCGACGCAG GATAATCGCTCCAGCATGTCCAGGCCCATGATCACACGGTCACCAGTGTCTCCATTGAGTAACCAGGGCATCCCCACACCTGCACAGCTCACCAAGTCCAACGCCCCTGTGCACATCGATGTGGGTGGACACATGTACACCAGTAGTCTGGCCACCTTAACTAAATTCCCAGAGTCCCG AATCGGTCGTCTCTTTGATGGCACAGAGCCTATAGTCCTGGACAGCCTGAAGCAGCACTACTTCATTGACAGGGATGGACACATGTTCCGCTACATCCTCAACTTCCTCAGGACGTCCAAGCTGCTCATCCCAGACGACTTCAAA GATTACAGTCTGCTGTATGAGGAGGCGCGGTACTTCCAGCTGCAGCCCATGCTCGCAGAGCTGGAGCGCTGGCGCCAGGACCAGGAGCTGAGCCGAGTGTCTCGCCCCTGCGAGTGTTTGGTGGTGCGCGTCGCGCCCGACCTGGGCGAGAGGATCACGCTCAGCGGTGACAAGGCCCTGATCGAAGACGTGTTCCCAGAGATCGGCGACGTCATGTGCAACTCCGTCAACGCCGGCTGGAACCATGACTCCACGCACGTCATCCGCTTCCCACTCAACGGATACTGCCACCTCAACTCTGTCCAG GTTCTAGAGCGTCTCCAGCAACGCGGCTTCGAGATCGCTGGCTCCTGTGGCGGAGGCGTAGACTCGTCCCAATTCAGTGAGTACGTTCTGAGGAGGGAACTGAGGAGGACGGTTCAGCGGGGACCAAATTCACACAGGATAAAGCAAGAACAGCTGGACTAG
- the psma8 gene encoding proteasome subunit alpha-type 8, with product MAARYDRAITVFSPDGHLFQVEYAQEAVKKGSTAVGIRGKDIVVLGVEKKSVAKLQEERTVRKICALDEHVCMAFAGLTADARIVINRARVECQSHRLTVEDPVTVEYITRYIATLKQRYTQSNGRRPFGISALIVGFDYDGTPRLYQTDPSGTYHAWKANAIGRSAKTVREFLEKNYTDEAIAGDNEAIKLAIKALLEVVQSGGKNIELAVIRRNQPLKILESKEIETLVAEIEKEKEEEAEKKKQKKTT from the exons ATGGCGGCAAGATATGACAGAGCTATAACCGTGTTTTCTCCCGATGGCCACCTCTTCCAAGTAGAGTATGCACAAGAAGCTGTAAAAAAGGGTTCCACTGCG GTGGGGATAAGAGGGAAAGACATTGTTGTCCTTGGTGTTGAGAAGAAGTCTGTAGCAAAGCTGCAGGAAGAAAGGACTGTCCGCAAGATCTGTGCCCTGGATGAGCATGTCTGCATGGCGTTTGCAG GTTTGACAGCAGACGCCCGTATTGTGATTAACAGAGCTCGGGTTGAGTGCCAGAGCCACAGGCTAACTGTCGAGGACCCAGTCACAGTGGAATACATCACACGCTACATAGCTACACTGAAACAG CGATACACTCAGAGCAATGGCCGCAGACCATTTGGCATCTCTGCGTTAATTGTTGGCTTTGACTACGATGGTACTCCCAGGCTGTATCAGACAGACCCGTCAGGAACCTACCATGCCTGGAAG GCAAATGCGATTGGCCGTAGTGCAAAAACTGTGCGGGAGTTCTTGGAGAAGAATTACACAGATGAAGCCATTGCTGGGGACAATGAAGCAATCAAGTTGGCTATCAAAGCTTTGCTTGAG gTCGTCCAGTCAGGAGGAAAGAATATTGAACTTGCTGTCATCAGACGGAACCAGCCACTGAAA ATTTTGGAATCCAAGGAAATTGAGACCCTGGTGGCAGAAAttgagaaggagaaggaggaggaggcagagaagaagaaacagaaaaaaaccacATGA